One region of Quercus lobata isolate SW786 chromosome 2, ValleyOak3.0 Primary Assembly, whole genome shotgun sequence genomic DNA includes:
- the LOC115976577 gene encoding alkane hydroxylase MAH1-like, producing the protein MVTLLYPEMVVAILSFLCFLFLCHWRWNKTSPITNWPILGMFPDLFFNVSHVHDYATSLLKHYGGTFEFKGPWLARMDAILTSDPMNIQHILCKNFSNYDKGQTFREIFEPMGDGIFSTDSETWRYQRKLIQSLIKHSKFMLFLEKVVTGKVEKGLIPVLDHVSSLGIEVDLQDVFQRFTFDNVCLMVLGFDSNCLTIEFPEVAHAKAFDQMEESLLYRHILPKKCWKFQRWVQIGREKKLSSAWKTFDQFVYGCISSKQEKLSRGRALKMEEAEFDLLTAIEQQEREMNGIASSNKFLRDTAFNLIAAGRDTISAGLTWILWLVATHPSVEAKILEEIKAHLLDEVWRVLGIDELSKLVYLHGAICESLRLFPPIPFDHKCAVQADILPSGHHIRSNMRLIYSLYSMGRMESIWGEDCLEFKPERWISEQGGIVHVPSFKFIAFNAGARTCLGKDISFTQMKMITTAIIWNYHIHVVEGHPISPRISVVLHMKHGLKVRLSKRNV; encoded by the coding sequence ATGGTCACACTTTTGTACCCTGAGATGGTTGTGGCAATATTATCATTTCtatgcttcctttttctttgccATTGGAGATGGAACAAAACCTCACCCATCACAAACTGGCCTATCTTGGGAATGTTCCCAGACCTTTTTTTCAACGTGTCACATGTGCATGACTACGCAACGAGCCTTCTAAAACATTATGGGGGCACTTTCGAGTTTAAGGGCCCTTGGTTAGCTCGCATGGACGCTATACTCACCAGTGACCCCATGAACATTCAACACATTTTGTGCAAAAACTTTTCTAACTATGACAAAGGGCAGACTTTCCGAGAGATTTTTGAGCCTATGGGGGATGGTATTTTTAGTACTGATTCTGAAACGTGGAGATATCAGAGGAAGCTGATTCAGTCATTGATAAAGCACAGCAAGTTTATGTTGTTCTTAGAGAAAGTTGTCACGGGAAAGGTGGAAAAGGGCCTCATCCCTGTTCTTGATCACGTCTCAAGTCTGGGAATTGAGGTGGATTTACAAGACGTTTTTCAACGGTTCACCTTCGATAATGTTTGCTTAATGGTTTTGGGTTTCGATTCAAATTGCCTCACCATTGAATTCCCAGAAGTTGCACACGCAAAAGCGTTTGATCAAATGGAGGAAAGTCTGTTGTACCGACACATTCTGccaaaaaaatgttggaagttTCAGAGATGGGTTCAAATCGGAAGAGAGAAGAAGCTTAGTAGTGCTTGGAAGACTTTTGATCAATTTGTATACGGATGCATCTCATCCAAGCAAGAAAAACTTAGCCGAGGGAGAGCCCTGAAGATGGAGGAAGCAGAATTTGACTTATTGACAGCCATAGAGCAacaagaaagagaaatgaaTGGTATTGCATCATCCAACAAGTTTCTAAGGGACACTGCATTTAATCTCATTGCGGCAGGGAGAGACACCATCAGTGCAGGACTCACTTGGATTTTATGGCTTGTTGCAACACACCCATCCGTGGAAGCTAAAATTCTAGAAGAGATTAAAGCCCATTTGTTGGACGAGGTGTGGAGGGTTTTAGGCATAGATGAGCTAAGTAAGCTAGTTTATCTCCACGGAGCCATATGTGAGTCCTTGCGCCTTTTTCCGCCCATACCTTTCGATCATAAATGTGCAGTTCAAGCTGACATTCTTCCCAGTGGCCACCATATCCGTTCAAATATGAGATTGATATACTCTTTATACTCAATGGGGAGGATGGAGAGCATATGGGGTGAAGATTGCCTGGAGTTCAAGCCAGAGAGATGGATTTCGGAGCAAGGAGGAATAGTGCATGTACCCTCTTTCAAGTTCATAGCATTTAACGCAGGAGCAAGGACTTGTTTAGGTAAGGATATAAGTTTCACGCAAATGAAAATGATTACAACCGCTATCATTTGGAATTACCATATTCATGTGGTTGAAGGTCATCCTATTTCACCACGTATCTCTGTTGTACTACATATGAAACATGGTTTGAAGGTGAGGCTGAGCAAGAGAAATGTTTGA